In one window of Chryseobacterium sp. JV274 DNA:
- a CDS encoding DUF5074 domain-containing protein yields MKKFYLFMMLFLFACLSNAQIKVQGVPRNDISGISKLNTTTISFSDIQYWVGSGANQAAFVVQWNDSKNPDAMVWGFKWDGNATGEDMLKAIAKADHRLYTLLYQGTQFGSAVGGIGFDINGQGTNALIKSGNATYPLYPVNGFVNTTAYDFDSYTIVDAANDHWQSGWTVNGYWSYWVKNPADADFGYSSVGASSRVLENGSWDVWNFNVGFNSTPISSTLTPVSPYVASNNFTNGYFMVNEEWFGHTNGSVNFIDNNGQINYRVYSNANNNQAFGATTQYGTIYGDKFYFVSKQAADGGDTQYTPGGRLVVANAQTMQKIAGFNNIGGGDGRSFVGVNEHKGYIGTSTGIVLFNIDNLQVGSLIAGTGGSGQIGNMIRTSQYVFAVKQGVGILVINPNTDTVVSTIAGGFYSVAQAKDGSVWGIQDQKLISINPTTFATQVYNIPTTKYIGDWGAWNAGKFSASNKENALYWINSISSWSSGTQIVRFDVTTKTFNENFAAIPGQTGQFKQIPYGAALRVNPVTGELVLNTTESGYGAHYQKNWIHTYNMAGALISTKTLNDYYWFPALTVFTNNSAPVVSNVLPSQVTAGNTTAIDLKSIVSDADNMTVSVVKSIKSNSNPTAVSAVINDNDELVLTPLVAGTSDIVIKFNSNGKLVEKTLTVNSTTSTLATAEVKKLEFGIYPNPVTDILTIKTQEKIQNVSMYDASGRMFNAQLNNGQINVSALPKGIYILKAITDKAVYQQKVIKN; encoded by the coding sequence ATGAAAAAGTTTTACCTTTTTATGATGCTTTTTCTGTTTGCATGTCTATCAAATGCACAGATAAAAGTTCAGGGCGTACCCAGAAATGATATTTCGGGGATCAGCAAGCTTAATACCACCACAATCAGTTTTTCTGATATTCAGTATTGGGTAGGATCAGGAGCTAACCAAGCTGCTTTTGTAGTGCAGTGGAACGACAGTAAAAACCCTGACGCTATGGTTTGGGGATTCAAATGGGACGGGAATGCTACAGGTGAAGATATGCTTAAAGCTATTGCTAAAGCAGATCACAGACTTTACACATTGCTGTATCAGGGAACACAATTTGGGTCAGCAGTAGGAGGAATAGGTTTTGACATAAACGGTCAAGGTACCAATGCACTGATCAAAAGCGGAAATGCCACTTATCCGTTATATCCGGTGAATGGTTTCGTTAATACAACAGCTTATGATTTTGACAGTTATACCATCGTAGATGCTGCCAACGATCACTGGCAGTCCGGATGGACGGTTAACGGGTATTGGTCTTATTGGGTAAAAAACCCTGCAGATGCTGATTTCGGATATTCCAGCGTAGGAGCTTCTTCACGTGTATTAGAAAACGGCTCATGGGATGTCTGGAACTTTAACGTAGGCTTTAATTCTACCCCAATTTCATCTACGCTTACCCCTGTTTCTCCTTATGTAGCATCCAATAACTTTACCAACGGATATTTCATGGTGAACGAAGAATGGTTTGGTCATACCAACGGTTCTGTGAACTTTATTGACAATAACGGTCAGATCAATTACCGTGTGTACAGTAATGCAAACAACAACCAGGCTTTCGGTGCAACTACACAATATGGAACCATCTATGGAGACAAATTCTATTTTGTATCAAAACAGGCTGCCGATGGAGGAGATACTCAATATACTCCGGGAGGAAGACTTGTTGTAGCTAATGCACAGACTATGCAGAAAATTGCCGGGTTTAATAACATTGGAGGCGGTGATGGAAGGTCATTTGTAGGAGTAAATGAGCACAAAGGATATATTGGTACTTCTACCGGAATTGTTCTTTTCAACATTGATAATTTACAGGTAGGTTCTTTAATTGCCGGAACTGGCGGCAGCGGACAGATTGGAAATATGATCCGTACTTCACAATATGTATTCGCAGTGAAGCAGGGAGTAGGAATTTTAGTAATTAATCCTAATACAGATACGGTAGTGAGTACCATTGCCGGAGGTTTCTATTCTGTTGCTCAGGCTAAAGACGGAAGCGTATGGGGAATTCAGGATCAGAAGCTGATCAGCATCAATCCCACTACTTTTGCCACACAGGTTTACAATATCCCAACAACGAAATATATTGGAGATTGGGGAGCATGGAATGCTGGTAAATTTTCAGCAAGTAATAAAGAAAATGCCTTATACTGGATCAATTCAATCAGCAGCTGGAGTTCAGGAACACAGATTGTAAGATTTGACGTTACAACGAAAACATTTAACGAAAACTTTGCCGCAATTCCAGGGCAGACAGGACAATTTAAGCAGATTCCTTACGGTGCGGCTCTTCGTGTAAATCCTGTTACCGGTGAACTTGTTCTGAACACAACAGAAAGCGGATACGGAGCACACTATCAGAAAAACTGGATCCATACTTATAATATGGCCGGAGCTCTTATCAGTACAAAAACTTTGAATGATTACTATTGGTTCCCGGCATTAACGGTATTTACCAATAACTCAGCTCCTGTTGTGAGTAACGTTTTACCTTCACAGGTTACAGCAGGAAATACTACTGCGATTGATTTGAAATCAATAGTTTCTGATGCAGACAATATGACTGTTTCAGTTGTGAAGTCTATCAAATCAAACAGTAATCCTACAGCAGTTTCTGCAGTAATTAATGATAATGATGAGCTGGTTTTAACACCACTTGTTGCAGGTACATCTGATATCGTGATCAAGTTTAACTCAAATGGTAAGTTAGTAGAAAAAACGCTTACAGTAAACAGTACTACTTCAACTTTGGCAACTGCTGAGGTTAAGAAACTTGAATTTGGTATTTATCCGAATCCGGTTACTGATATTCTTACCATCAAAACACAGGAGAAAATCCAGAATGTTTCTATGTATGATGCTTCAGGAAGAATGTTTAATGCGCAGCTGAACAACGGACAAATCAATGTAAGCGCGCTTCCAAAAGGTATTTATATTTTGAAAGCCATTACAGATAAAGCGGTATATCAGCAAAAAGTAATTAAAAACTAA
- the rpsT gene encoding 30S ribosomal protein S20, which produces MANHKSALKRIRQNETRRLRNRYYHKTARTALKALRNEENKAAATEQLPKVIALLDKLAKKNIIHKNKAANLKSKLTKHVNKLA; this is translated from the coding sequence ATGGCAAATCATAAATCAGCACTAAAGAGAATCAGACAAAACGAAACTAGAAGACTTCGTAACAGATATTACCACAAGACTGCTAGAACAGCTTTAAAAGCTTTAAGAAATGAAGAGAACAAAGCTGCTGCTACAGAACAACTGCCAAAAGTTATCGCTTTATTGGATAAATTAGCTAAGAAAAATATTATCCACAAGAACAAAGCGGCTAACTTGAAAAGCAAATTGACAAAGCACGTTAATAAATTAGCGTAA
- a CDS encoding cell surface protein yields MKRNTFTYLKIGVLSCFLAGVIACKHDDEEEFTFNGLDDSYSIERLKVLSIPTNASGSVTWSINDSIISQNSELEFISPTADAYPLTLKINNKGNEQVYHSKIIVTKEKTPYSKYIAKVLEFRPAVGQFMNEIPEYMPGNTAANMLQKANESLVGGNSTMISLGGYGGYVVFGFDHTIPNLNGRDFKVLGNAFFGNDASDQRSGSCEPGIIMVAYDRNKNGKPDNDEWYEIAGSEYFKNATVKEYSITYHKPDENKTPVAGTEFWQTDVEYIKWNDNLGNQGFKTKNTFHAQSYYPLWFTDSSYGFSGTRLANNFYDQNGDGSYWVGKSYDFGYADNAPNNDEASNIDISWAVDRNGKYVKLPGVDFMKIYTGVNQEAGWLGEVSTEVAGAYDLHFK; encoded by the coding sequence ATGAAGAGAAATACCTTTACTTATTTAAAAATCGGAGTTTTATCATGTTTCCTGGCAGGTGTAATAGCCTGTAAGCACGATGATGAAGAGGAGTTTACCTTTAACGGTCTTGATGATTCTTATTCCATTGAACGTTTAAAGGTTTTGAGTATTCCAACCAATGCTTCAGGATCGGTTACGTGGAGTATCAATGATTCTATTATCTCTCAAAATTCAGAACTTGAATTTATCAGCCCAACAGCAGATGCTTATCCGCTGACTTTAAAAATTAATAACAAAGGAAACGAACAGGTTTATCATTCTAAAATCATTGTTACCAAAGAGAAAACACCTTACAGTAAATATATTGCTAAAGTATTGGAATTCCGTCCTGCTGTAGGACAGTTCATGAATGAAATTCCGGAATATATGCCTGGAAATACCGCTGCAAATATGCTTCAGAAAGCAAACGAATCGTTGGTGGGAGGTAATTCTACCATGATCAGTCTGGGCGGATATGGCGGATATGTGGTTTTCGGTTTTGATCATACCATTCCGAATTTGAACGGAAGGGATTTTAAAGTGTTAGGAAATGCATTCTTTGGAAATGATGCCAGTGATCAACGTTCAGGATCATGTGAGCCGGGAATTATTATGGTAGCCTACGACAGAAACAAAAACGGAAAACCTGATAATGATGAATGGTATGAAATTGCAGGCAGCGAATATTTTAAAAACGCAACAGTAAAAGAGTACAGTATAACGTACCATAAACCTGATGAAAATAAAACACCTGTAGCCGGAACCGAATTCTGGCAGACCGATGTAGAATATATCAAGTGGAATGATAATCTGGGGAATCAAGGTTTTAAAACAAAAAATACGTTCCATGCACAAAGCTATTATCCTTTATGGTTTACCGATAGTTCTTACGGCTTTTCGGGAACAAGACTGGCAAACAATTTTTACGATCAGAATGGTGACGGATCGTATTGGGTAGGAAAGTCATATGATTTCGGATACGCTGATAATGCTCCGAATAATGACGAAGCTTCCAATATTGATATTTCATGGGCTGTAGACAGAAACGGAAAATATGTGAAACTTCCCGGGGTAGATTTTATGAAAATATATACAGGAGTCAATCAGGAAGCTGGCTGGCTGGGAGAAGTTTCTACAGAAGTGGCAGGAGCCTACGATTTACATTTCAAATAA
- a CDS encoding T9SS type A sorting domain-containing protein, with protein MKTYLLLGQRTMKAAVLASFLFLTSTMSFAQIVKTYVSSQTNQVLGVCLGCGVLNPQNAVGSNETDYSTIQVSVGLLARTEQTLIFPTTNIANNTNKLVIGIGSNGTPLSAQVLGGVSIETFNGDVSNNDRQNLSTSLLNLGAGDPSKGEIELTMNIPFDRIKINVNSGLLNIGGELRVYYGYQYKDPFINFMAHSQNGQFTLDKNISTQGSEVSLTNTSGKEVFRSKLTSNTFETKQPQGVYIMNLTTKEGKTYSKKVIIK; from the coding sequence ATGAAAACTTATTTATTACTTGGCCAACGCACCATGAAAGCTGCAGTTTTGGCATCATTCCTATTTTTAACAAGCACAATGTCTTTTGCACAGATTGTGAAAACCTATGTAAGCAGCCAAACCAACCAGGTATTGGGAGTATGCTTAGGCTGCGGAGTATTGAATCCTCAAAATGCAGTAGGAAGTAACGAAACTGACTACTCTACTATCCAGGTTTCAGTAGGCCTTTTGGCGAGAACGGAACAGACATTGATCTTCCCAACGACCAATATCGCCAATAACACCAATAAGCTTGTCATTGGAATTGGTTCAAATGGTACTCCACTATCTGCTCAGGTATTGGGAGGTGTATCAATTGAGACATTCAATGGAGATGTTTCCAACAACGATCGCCAAAATCTTAGTACCAGCCTGCTCAACCTTGGAGCTGGAGACCCAAGCAAAGGTGAGATTGAACTTACCATGAACATTCCTTTTGACCGTATCAAAATCAATGTGAATTCAGGATTACTAAATATTGGTGGTGAGCTTAGAGTATACTATGGATATCAGTACAAAGATCCGTTCATCAATTTCATGGCTCACAGTCAGAATGGACAGTTTACTCTTGACAAAAATATTTCTACACAAGGTTCGGAGGTTAGTCTTACCAATACTTCAGGAAAAGAAGTATTCCGTTCCAAGCTAACATCAAATACATTTGAAACAAAGCAGCCACAAGGAGTATACATCATGAACCTTACTACGAAAGAAGGAAAAACTTACTCTAAAAAGGTAATCATCAAATAA
- a CDS encoding T9SS type A sorting domain-containing protein, with amino-acid sequence MKINLLLGNRFSFKAGLMALFLFSTSTLSFAQNRIYAHAQSSGVFGVACLGCHIENPLNAVGYNEDDYSTMVLGTALLGGIQQTLIFPDLRSDTRLVVGIGTDNIPLSVQLLSGVTLETMNGGTSNEDRRTIDVSLLKLGAIPNRGTVEFKPTKPYDGIRIGLTGGVLSLGGGFRIYYAYQDPLISIMAHSQNGQVTLGGNVPAEGSEVTLFNTSGKEVFRSTLQSNTFEPRQPEGVYIMNVQTKEGKTYSRKILIK; translated from the coding sequence ATGAAAATTAATTTACTTCTGGGAAACCGATTCTCTTTTAAGGCCGGATTAATGGCTTTATTTCTATTTTCAACCAGCACATTATCTTTTGCACAAAACAGAATTTATGCACACGCTCAAAGCTCAGGTGTATTTGGTGTAGCCTGCCTGGGATGTCACATCGAGAATCCTTTGAATGCAGTTGGGTATAACGAAGATGACTATTCAACAATGGTATTGGGAACAGCTTTGTTGGGTGGAATTCAACAAACACTGATTTTTCCTGACCTAAGATCAGACACAAGACTGGTTGTAGGAATTGGTACAGACAACATTCCATTATCTGTACAGTTATTAAGTGGAGTAACTCTTGAAACTATGAATGGAGGCACTTCTAATGAGGACCGCAGAACGATAGATGTAAGTCTTCTTAAACTGGGAGCAATACCAAACAGAGGAACAGTAGAATTCAAGCCGACAAAACCTTATGACGGAATAAGAATAGGCTTAACGGGAGGTGTACTGAGTCTTGGCGGCGGATTCCGAATTTATTATGCTTATCAGGATCCATTGATCAGCATTATGGCCCACAGTCAAAACGGACAGGTTACACTTGGAGGAAATGTTCCGGCAGAAGGCTCAGAAGTCACATTATTCAACACTTCTGGTAAAGAAGTATTTCGTTCTACATTACAATCAAACACTTTTGAACCGAGACAGCCTGAAGGAGTTTATATAATGAATGTGCAGACTAAAGAAGGAAAAACATATTCCAGAAAAATTTTAATTAAATAA